The following proteins are encoded in a genomic region of Pagrus major chromosome 16, Pma_NU_1.0:
- the crip1 gene encoding cysteine-rich protein 1, with amino-acid sequence MPKCPNCQKEVYFAEKVTSLGKDWHRPCLKCEKCKKTLSSGSHAEHEGKPYCHKPCYAAMFGPGGFGRGGAESHKYN; translated from the exons ATGCCGAAGTGCCCAAATTGCCAGAAGGAAGTTTACTTCG CTGAGAAGGTGACGTCACTGGGAAAGGACTGGCACAGGCCCTGTCTGAAGTGTGAgaagtgcaaaaagacgctgTCATCAGGGTCACATGCAGAG CATGAAGGCAAGCCATACTGTCACAAGCCCTGCTACGCTGCAATGTTTGGACCAGGAG GATTTGGACGTGGTGGAGCCGAGAGCCACAAATATAATTAG